One region of Mobula birostris isolate sMobBir1 chromosome 24, sMobBir1.hap1, whole genome shotgun sequence genomic DNA includes:
- the tspan10 gene encoding tetraspanin-10 isoform X1 has protein sequence MKLSQYFTFYKERSEADELSPLIFKEGRLEDGRMAQASSSRCPLADGAETESGLGPDRHQELAYLYHRHHVVNKVNICIKYTMIVFNFIFTVMGSLILGIGIWGLIDKESLDLDNINHLSTDPMLAFVIVGLMVGTMSFSGCVGALRENQCLLKFFTAGILIIVSLQIIGGMAVYALRNRIEQYLENGMILGVKRYQDDLDLRFIINEIQRGLKCCGVHSYHDWELNLYFNCSSPGIHACGPPPSCCINPQENGTVINSQCGFGTLHMEEVTAQNYIYLQGCVPCLTSWLTGNAGSIGVFGVVLMIVQVLGLIFATKILSDIELIKAHW, from the exons ATGAAGCTGTCCCAATATTTCACCTTCTACAAGGAGAGGAGTGAAGCAGATGAGCTCAGTCCTTTGATATTCAAG GAGGGTAGGCTTGAAGATGGCAGGATGGCGCAGGCGAGTTCTAGTCGCTGTCCCCTGGCGGACGGTGCTGAAACAGAGAGCGGCCTGGGGCCCGATCGCCACCAAGAATTGGCCTACCTCTATCATCGTCACCATGTGGTCAACAAAGTCAATATCTGCATCAAGTACACAATGATAGTGTTCAACTTCATCTTCACGGTGATGGGCTCTCTGATACTGGGGATCGGGATCTGGGGGCTCATTGACAAGGAATCTCTAGACTTGGACAACATCAACCATCTCAGTACAGACCCCATGCTGGCTTTCGTGATTGTGGGACTGATGGTTGGCACAATGTCCTTCTCGGGATGTGTCGGGGCACTGAGAGAGAACCAATGCTTGCTGAAGTTCTTCACTGCGGGGATCCTGATAATAGTGAGTTTGCAGATAATCGGCGGGATGGCGGTTTACGCACTGAGAAATAGGATCGAACAGTACCTGGAGAATGGAATGATTCTGGGCGTTAAGAGATATCAGGATGATCTCGATCTTCGTTTTATTATAAACGAAATTCAAAGAGGGTTAAAGTGTTGCGGGGTCCACTCATACCACGACTGGGAGCTTAACCT GTATTTTAACTGCAGCTCCCCGGGCATCCATGCATGTGGACCTCCCCCTTCATGTTGCATCAACCCGCAAGAGAATGGCACAGTCATCAACTCCCAGTGTGGCTTTGGCACTTTACATATGGAGGAAGTGACAGCCCAGAATTACATCTATCTCCAAGGGTGTGTGCCGTGTCTCACCAGCTGGCTTACTGGTAATGCAGGCTCAATTGGTGTTTTTGGCGTCGTTCTTATGATCGTTCAAGTACTTGGGCTCATTTTTGCAACAAAAATACTGAGTGACATTGAATTAATCAAAGCTCATTGGTAG
- the tspan10 gene encoding tetraspanin-10 isoform X2, producing MLYSEGRLEDGRMAQASSSRCPLADGAETESGLGPDRHQELAYLYHRHHVVNKVNICIKYTMIVFNFIFTVMGSLILGIGIWGLIDKESLDLDNINHLSTDPMLAFVIVGLMVGTMSFSGCVGALRENQCLLKFFTAGILIIVSLQIIGGMAVYALRNRIEQYLENGMILGVKRYQDDLDLRFIINEIQRGLKCCGVHSYHDWELNLYFNCSSPGIHACGPPPSCCINPQENGTVINSQCGFGTLHMEEVTAQNYIYLQGCVPCLTSWLTGNAGSIGVFGVVLMIVQVLGLIFATKILSDIELIKAHW from the exons ATGTTGTACAGT GAGGGTAGGCTTGAAGATGGCAGGATGGCGCAGGCGAGTTCTAGTCGCTGTCCCCTGGCGGACGGTGCTGAAACAGAGAGCGGCCTGGGGCCCGATCGCCACCAAGAATTGGCCTACCTCTATCATCGTCACCATGTGGTCAACAAAGTCAATATCTGCATCAAGTACACAATGATAGTGTTCAACTTCATCTTCACGGTGATGGGCTCTCTGATACTGGGGATCGGGATCTGGGGGCTCATTGACAAGGAATCTCTAGACTTGGACAACATCAACCATCTCAGTACAGACCCCATGCTGGCTTTCGTGATTGTGGGACTGATGGTTGGCACAATGTCCTTCTCGGGATGTGTCGGGGCACTGAGAGAGAACCAATGCTTGCTGAAGTTCTTCACTGCGGGGATCCTGATAATAGTGAGTTTGCAGATAATCGGCGGGATGGCGGTTTACGCACTGAGAAATAGGATCGAACAGTACCTGGAGAATGGAATGATTCTGGGCGTTAAGAGATATCAGGATGATCTCGATCTTCGTTTTATTATAAACGAAATTCAAAGAGGGTTAAAGTGTTGCGGGGTCCACTCATACCACGACTGGGAGCTTAACCT GTATTTTAACTGCAGCTCCCCGGGCATCCATGCATGTGGACCTCCCCCTTCATGTTGCATCAACCCGCAAGAGAATGGCACAGTCATCAACTCCCAGTGTGGCTTTGGCACTTTACATATGGAGGAAGTGACAGCCCAGAATTACATCTATCTCCAAGGGTGTGTGCCGTGTCTCACCAGCTGGCTTACTGGTAATGCAGGCTCAATTGGTGTTTTTGGCGTCGTTCTTATGATCGTTCAAGTACTTGGGCTCATTTTTGCAACAAAAATACTGAGTGACATTGAATTAATCAAAGCTCATTGGTAG
- the tspan10 gene encoding tetraspanin-10 isoform X3 has protein sequence MAQASSSRCPLADGAETESGLGPDRHQELAYLYHRHHVVNKVNICIKYTMIVFNFIFTVMGSLILGIGIWGLIDKESLDLDNINHLSTDPMLAFVIVGLMVGTMSFSGCVGALRENQCLLKFFTAGILIIVSLQIIGGMAVYALRNRIEQYLENGMILGVKRYQDDLDLRFIINEIQRGLKCCGVHSYHDWELNLYFNCSSPGIHACGPPPSCCINPQENGTVINSQCGFGTLHMEEVTAQNYIYLQGCVPCLTSWLTGNAGSIGVFGVVLMIVQVLGLIFATKILSDIELIKAHW, from the exons ATGGCGCAGGCGAGTTCTAGTCGCTGTCCCCTGGCGGACGGTGCTGAAACAGAGAGCGGCCTGGGGCCCGATCGCCACCAAGAATTGGCCTACCTCTATCATCGTCACCATGTGGTCAACAAAGTCAATATCTGCATCAAGTACACAATGATAGTGTTCAACTTCATCTTCACGGTGATGGGCTCTCTGATACTGGGGATCGGGATCTGGGGGCTCATTGACAAGGAATCTCTAGACTTGGACAACATCAACCATCTCAGTACAGACCCCATGCTGGCTTTCGTGATTGTGGGACTGATGGTTGGCACAATGTCCTTCTCGGGATGTGTCGGGGCACTGAGAGAGAACCAATGCTTGCTGAAGTTCTTCACTGCGGGGATCCTGATAATAGTGAGTTTGCAGATAATCGGCGGGATGGCGGTTTACGCACTGAGAAATAGGATCGAACAGTACCTGGAGAATGGAATGATTCTGGGCGTTAAGAGATATCAGGATGATCTCGATCTTCGTTTTATTATAAACGAAATTCAAAGAGGGTTAAAGTGTTGCGGGGTCCACTCATACCACGACTGGGAGCTTAACCT GTATTTTAACTGCAGCTCCCCGGGCATCCATGCATGTGGACCTCCCCCTTCATGTTGCATCAACCCGCAAGAGAATGGCACAGTCATCAACTCCCAGTGTGGCTTTGGCACTTTACATATGGAGGAAGTGACAGCCCAGAATTACATCTATCTCCAAGGGTGTGTGCCGTGTCTCACCAGCTGGCTTACTGGTAATGCAGGCTCAATTGGTGTTTTTGGCGTCGTTCTTATGATCGTTCAAGTACTTGGGCTCATTTTTGCAACAAAAATACTGAGTGACATTGAATTAATCAAAGCTCATTGGTAG